In Aureibaculum sp. 2308TA14-22, the DNA window AACCCGCATAAGCCGGATTAACAATGTTCATGTTGTACATATACTGAGTATACTGCGGGTCTTGTTGTGCATGACCCTCTAGAGTACCTAAACCTAATATTAATAGTAAAACTACTGATGCTATTCTCATTGTGTTCTTAATTTAGTTTTCGCTTTAGCTGAAACAATATTTTTATATAATTCTTCAAAGTTTGTAAACCTAAAAGGTTTTTGAATTATAACCTGCAAGGTCTTTATAAGACCTTGCAGGTTATAATTTTTTATTAATAATTAATATAAACCCACTCTGCAATTGGTTTTCTACCGGCTTCGTTAAATTCGATAACAAAATAGTATGTTCCTACAGGTACTTTATTACCTTTACCGATAGTCATAGTACCACTAGAGTAACCATCCCACCAATCTGACTGAGCACTTCCGTTACGGCTATATTCATATACCATATTACCCCATCTATCATATACTTCCATAGTATAGTTCTTATATTGTGCTAAGGCAGGTATAATTAATTCATCATTAAGACCGTCTCCGTTTGGTGAGAAACCATCAGGAATAATATCACATGAGGTTGGGTCTAAGTAATCTGGATAAGGATCTTCATCACAATTAT includes these proteins:
- a CDS encoding type IX secretion system membrane protein PorP/SprF, with protein sequence MRIASVVLLLILGLGTLEGHAQQDPQYTQYMYNMNIVNPAYAG